A genomic segment from Actinoplanes sichuanensis encodes:
- the serS gene encoding serine--tRNA ligase codes for MIDLRLLREDPDLIRASQRLRGESTELVDALLRADEERRASTQRFETVRAEQKSIGKEVAKASGDERAALLARTKDLAVEVKAAEAAASEAEQALKKAHLAVSNVVEGAPPGGEDDFVVLREVGEKPQIAAPKDHLEIGEALRAIDTERGAKVSGSRFYFLTGVGALLQLGMLQLAIQQAVEHGFTPSITPTLVRPESMEGTGFLGAHAGEIYRLEADDLYLVGTSEVALAAYHSNEIIDLSNGPSRFAGWSSCYRREAGSHGKDVRGILRVHQFDKVEMFSFCRPEDAAEEHLRLLAMEEEMLAKVEIPYRVIDVAAGDLGSSAVRKFDCEAWVPSQGRYREVTSTSNCTTFQARRLNIRYRDADGKPQTAATLNGTLATTRWLIPILENHQQPDGSVRVPKALQPFLGGRDVLEPA; via the coding sequence GTGATTGACCTGCGTCTGCTTCGCGAAGACCCCGACCTGATCCGCGCCAGCCAGCGGCTGCGCGGTGAGTCCACCGAGCTCGTGGATGCTCTGCTGCGTGCCGACGAGGAGCGCCGGGCGAGCACCCAGCGGTTCGAGACGGTTCGGGCCGAGCAGAAGTCCATCGGCAAAGAGGTCGCCAAGGCATCCGGGGACGAGCGGGCGGCGCTGCTGGCCCGTACCAAAGACCTCGCCGTTGAAGTGAAGGCGGCCGAGGCCGCCGCGAGCGAGGCGGAGCAGGCGCTGAAGAAGGCGCACCTGGCCGTGTCGAACGTGGTCGAGGGGGCGCCGCCCGGAGGCGAGGACGACTTCGTCGTGCTGCGTGAGGTCGGTGAGAAACCGCAGATCGCGGCGCCGAAGGATCACCTGGAGATCGGCGAGGCGCTGCGCGCGATCGACACCGAGCGTGGCGCGAAGGTGTCCGGGTCGCGGTTCTACTTCCTCACCGGGGTGGGCGCGCTGCTCCAGCTCGGCATGCTGCAGCTGGCCATCCAGCAGGCGGTCGAGCACGGCTTCACACCGTCGATCACGCCGACGCTGGTCCGGCCGGAGTCGATGGAGGGCACCGGCTTCCTCGGCGCCCACGCCGGCGAGATCTACCGGCTCGAAGCCGACGACCTCTACCTGGTCGGCACGTCGGAGGTGGCGCTGGCCGCCTACCACTCGAACGAGATCATCGACCTGAGCAACGGGCCGTCGCGGTTCGCCGGCTGGTCGTCGTGCTACCGCCGGGAGGCCGGCTCGCACGGCAAGGACGTGCGCGGCATCCTGCGGGTCCACCAGTTCGACAAGGTGGAGATGTTCTCGTTCTGCCGTCCCGAGGACGCCGCCGAGGAGCACCTGCGTCTGCTCGCCATGGAGGAGGAGATGCTGGCCAAGGTCGAGATCCCGTACCGGGTGATCGACGTGGCCGCCGGTGACCTCGGTTCGAGCGCGGTCCGCAAGTTCGACTGCGAGGCGTGGGTGCCGTCGCAGGGCCGCTACCGCGAGGTCACCTCGACGTCGAACTGCACCACCTTCCAGGCCCGGCGGCTCAACATCCGCTACCGGGACGCCGACGGCAAGCCGCAGACCGCCGCGACCCTCAACGGCACGCTCGCGACCACCCGATGGCTGATCCCGATCCTGGAGAACCACCAGCAGCCGGACGGTTCGGTGCGGGTGCCCAAGGCACTCCAGCCGTTCCTCGGCGGGCGCGACGTCCTCGAACCGGCTTAA
- a CDS encoding OsmC family protein encodes MPIRSSSARWEGNLTEGSGTVKTGKGGLQGAYSFKSRFEEGEGTNPEELIAAAHAGCYSMAFSKGLADAGFTPTSVETVAKVHLDKTDAGFGVSRIDLETVGDVPGIDDAKFQELAESAKENCPISRLLKPGAEISLVAKLA; translated from the coding sequence ATGCCTATTCGTTCTTCTTCAGCCCGCTGGGAAGGGAACCTCACCGAGGGTTCCGGCACCGTCAAGACCGGCAAGGGCGGCCTGCAGGGCGCCTACTCCTTCAAGTCGCGTTTCGAGGAGGGCGAGGGGACCAACCCCGAGGAACTGATCGCCGCCGCGCACGCCGGCTGCTACTCGATGGCCTTCTCCAAGGGGCTCGCCGACGCCGGCTTCACGCCGACCTCGGTGGAGACCGTGGCCAAGGTCCACCTGGACAAGACCGACGCCGGTTTCGGCGTCTCCCGTATCGACCTGGAGACGGTCGGTGATGTCCCCGGTATCGACGACGCGAAGTTCCAGGAGCTCGCCGAGTCGGCCAAGGAGAACTGCCCGATCTCGCGGCTGCTGAAGCCGGGCGCCGAGATCAGCCTGGTCGCCAAGCTCGCCTGA
- a CDS encoding metallopeptidase family protein: MSPERFEELVGEALDEVPVELMSLMNNVVFLVEDLPPGGGDDLLGLYEGTALTERGWDYAGALPDRITIFRLPTLKICDSEEDVVDEVAVTVVHEIAHHFGIDDQRLHDLGWG; this comes from the coding sequence ATGAGTCCTGAACGCTTCGAGGAGTTGGTGGGCGAGGCGCTCGACGAGGTGCCCGTCGAGCTGATGTCGCTCATGAACAACGTGGTCTTCCTGGTCGAGGATCTGCCGCCGGGTGGTGGCGACGATCTTCTGGGGTTGTATGAGGGGACCGCGCTGACCGAGCGAGGGTGGGACTACGCCGGCGCGCTGCCCGATCGGATCACCATCTTCCGGCTGCCCACGCTGAAGATCTGCGACTCCGAGGAGGACGTGGTCGACGAGGTGGCGGTGACCGTGGTGCACGAGATCGCCCACCATTTCGGCATCGACGACCAGCGCCTGCACGACCTCGGCTGGGGCTGA
- a CDS encoding AIM24 family protein: MRSELFSAENLEKEHSQPGLRLQNSKLLKAELNGEFLARTGSMVAYQGQVTFEALGSGGLGRFLKQKLTGEGVPLMRIRGNGDVFLAENAADIHLIDLEPGDALSINGANVLAFDSTLNYDIKMVSGAGMFSSAGLFNCVFSGHGRIAVTTRGTPVVLNVDQPTYVDPQAAIAWSASLQTGFHKAEQFGLGTLLGRTTGERFTMSFAGQGFVIVQPSEEPPGGLAGVAEKKSGGGSSILGDLFDD; the protein is encoded by the coding sequence ATGCGTAGCGAACTCTTCTCGGCCGAGAACCTGGAGAAAGAGCACAGCCAGCCGGGCCTCCGGCTGCAGAACTCGAAGCTCCTCAAGGCCGAACTGAACGGTGAGTTCCTGGCCCGGACCGGGTCGATGGTGGCCTACCAGGGTCAGGTGACGTTCGAGGCGCTCGGCTCCGGTGGCCTCGGCAGGTTCCTCAAGCAGAAGCTGACCGGCGAGGGTGTCCCGCTGATGCGGATCCGCGGCAACGGCGACGTCTTCCTCGCCGAGAACGCGGCCGACATCCACCTGATCGACCTGGAGCCCGGCGACGCCCTCTCCATCAACGGGGCGAACGTGCTGGCCTTCGACTCGACGCTGAACTACGACATCAAGATGGTCAGCGGGGCCGGCATGTTCTCCAGCGCCGGCCTGTTCAACTGCGTGTTCAGCGGGCACGGCCGGATCGCGGTGACCACCCGGGGTACGCCCGTGGTGCTCAACGTCGACCAGCCCACGTACGTCGACCCGCAGGCGGCCATCGCGTGGTCGGCGAGCCTGCAGACCGGTTTCCACAAGGCCGAGCAGTTCGGTCTCGGCACCCTGCTGGGCCGGACCACGGGTGAGCGGTTCACAATGAGTTTCGCCGGTCAGGGTTTCGTCATCGTCCAGCCGTCCGAGGAACCTCCCGGCGGTCTGGCCGGTGTCGCCGAGAAGAAATCCGGCGGCGGCAGCAGCATCCTCGGTGACCTTTTCGACGATTAG
- the pheA gene encoding prephenate dehydratase, with protein sequence MPGTPPTSPAYPGHFAYLGPEGTFTEAALRTIPAAERGIRTPARSVPEALEAVRTGAADAALVPLENSVGGAVPVTLDELITGSPLMITREVLLPVEFVLAARVLTPLAEIRSIAAHPQASAQCRHWLQANVPDAVVVDVLSNAAAALHAAAGEHDAALCAPIGVGRNNLTVLAEKVADRAEAVTRFALLTRPGAPAAPTGDDVTSLAVSIRHDQVGALLAVLTELAVRGVNLSRIESRPTGEQLGTYFFFLDCTGHVAEPRLGEALQGLRRICAEVRFLGSYPKHRLQPEPPVAAPPGLSDGDFTDSAAWLEQLRNGV encoded by the coding sequence ATGCCCGGTACGCCGCCCACCAGCCCCGCCTACCCCGGCCACTTCGCCTACCTCGGCCCCGAGGGCACCTTCACCGAGGCGGCCCTGCGCACCATCCCGGCCGCCGAGCGCGGGATCCGGACTCCGGCGCGGAGTGTGCCCGAGGCTCTGGAGGCGGTGCGTACCGGTGCGGCCGACGCCGCGCTCGTCCCGCTGGAGAACTCGGTGGGTGGTGCCGTCCCGGTCACCCTCGACGAGCTGATCACCGGCAGCCCGCTGATGATCACGCGGGAGGTGCTGCTACCCGTCGAGTTCGTGCTCGCCGCCCGTGTGCTCACCCCGCTCGCCGAGATCCGCTCGATCGCCGCGCACCCGCAGGCCTCCGCCCAGTGCCGGCACTGGCTTCAGGCCAACGTGCCCGACGCGGTGGTCGTCGACGTGCTCTCCAACGCGGCCGCCGCGCTCCACGCCGCCGCAGGCGAACATGATGCCGCCCTGTGCGCCCCGATCGGAGTGGGTCGCAACAACCTGACGGTGCTCGCCGAGAAGGTCGCCGACCGGGCCGAGGCGGTCACCCGCTTCGCCCTGCTCACTCGGCCCGGTGCGCCCGCCGCACCGACCGGCGACGACGTCACCTCGCTGGCCGTGTCGATCCGGCACGACCAGGTCGGCGCGCTCCTCGCGGTGCTCACCGAGCTGGCCGTGCGCGGGGTCAACCTGTCCCGGATCGAGTCGCGGCCGACCGGGGAGCAACTGGGGACGTATTTCTTCTTCCTCGACTGCACCGGCCACGTCGCCGAGCCCCGCCTCGGTGAGGCCCTGCAGGGTCTCCGGCGCATCTGCGCCGAGGTCCGGTTCCTCGGCAGCTACCCCAAGCACCGCCTGCAGCCGGAGCCGCCGGTGGCCGCCCCGCCGGGCCTGTCCGACGGCGACTTCACCGACTCCGCGGCCTGGCTGGAGCAACTCCGCAACGGCGTCTGA
- a CDS encoding ACT domain-containing protein, with the protein MLDLDLLPGEYAVCRLPAGSTLPATLTSGPDDKSVISVTWGVDELSVICPNDRVPADAEADTAWRCLRVADLNLAMTGVLASLVGPLAEARVNIVTFSTYDTDYLLVPAVRLTEAVNTLTAAGHRIAS; encoded by the coding sequence ATGCTCGATCTAGACCTGTTACCGGGTGAATACGCGGTGTGTCGGCTTCCGGCCGGCTCGACCCTGCCCGCCACGCTGACCTCAGGTCCGGACGACAAGAGCGTCATCTCGGTGACCTGGGGTGTCGACGAGCTCTCGGTCATCTGCCCCAACGACCGGGTGCCGGCCGACGCGGAGGCCGACACCGCGTGGCGATGTCTGCGTGTGGCCGACCTCAACCTGGCCATGACCGGGGTGCTCGCCTCCCTGGTCGGGCCCCTCGCCGAGGCCCGCGTCAACATCGTGACCTTCTCGACGTATGACACGGATTACCTGCTCGTGCCCGCCGTTCGGCTCACCGAGGCGGTCAACACGCTCACCGCGGCCGGGCATCGGATCGCCAGCTGA
- a CDS encoding transcriptional regulator: protein MAHVELSLSGAFVPQARTPSEAEFITSVERWTMTVAAADEPCLVIDVEGSIVAVSPSGSELLGLGKPADAVGRRLNTALRLIDFTAGGGRLEEPEAENIPPLLALRSERLARGLIRVVPGDGEAPLTLDAISTPLVAGGRVGGTLTFLSPVRY from the coding sequence GTGGCGCATGTTGAGCTCTCCCTCTCGGGAGCGTTCGTCCCTCAGGCCCGGACACCGTCGGAGGCCGAGTTCATCACCAGCGTCGAGCGCTGGACGATGACGGTCGCGGCGGCCGACGAACCCTGCCTGGTGATCGACGTCGAGGGCTCGATAGTCGCGGTGTCCCCGTCCGGCAGCGAGCTGCTCGGGCTGGGTAAACCCGCCGACGCGGTCGGCCGGCGCCTCAACACCGCGCTGCGCCTCATCGACTTCACCGCGGGCGGTGGTCGCCTGGAGGAGCCGGAGGCGGAGAACATCCCGCCGCTGCTGGCGCTCCGCAGTGAGCGGCTGGCGCGTGGCCTGATCCGGGTGGTCCCCGGTGACGGCGAGGCTCCGCTGACTCTCGACGCGATCTCGACGCCACTGGTGGCCGGTGGCCGAGTGGGCGGCACTCTGACCTTCCTGTCCCCGGTACGGTACTGA
- a CDS encoding arginine deiminase encodes MYVDSEVSRLRTVLLHRPSAELARLTPRNNDSLLFDGIPWVSRAQEEHDAFAEALRSRGVEVLYLGELLAETLTVPEARAELTAGVLSARRLGDSLRAGVAGYLADQDPDRLGEILIAGLAHEEIKPGGGGLVYEMMDRHDFVIDPLPNLLFTRDSSVWVRDRVAVTSLAMRARRRETTLTHAIYRHHPRFVGAELLFDPTLEHVEGGDVLVLAPEVLAIGVGERTTPAGAERLAQRVIAAGLAHTVLAVPIAQERATMHLDTVCTMVDVDAVVMYPNLADSLQAWTVTGVGDELRVRPPRPFLEAAAEAMGIDRLRVIDTGLDPVTAEREQWDDGNNTLAIAPRLCVAYERNVETNAQLERAGIEVVRISGSELGSGRGGPRCMSCPIQRDPLH; translated from the coding sequence GTGTACGTCGACAGTGAAGTCAGCCGCCTCCGTACCGTACTGCTGCATCGTCCGTCAGCGGAACTCGCACGGCTCACACCCAGGAACAACGACTCGCTCCTCTTCGATGGGATCCCGTGGGTCAGCCGCGCGCAGGAGGAGCACGACGCCTTCGCCGAGGCCCTGCGCAGCCGCGGAGTCGAGGTGCTCTACCTCGGTGAACTGCTCGCCGAGACACTCACCGTGCCGGAGGCGCGGGCCGAGCTGACCGCCGGTGTGCTGTCCGCCCGCCGGTTGGGCGACTCGCTGCGGGCCGGCGTGGCCGGCTACCTGGCCGATCAGGACCCGGATCGGCTGGGCGAGATCCTTATCGCCGGACTGGCCCACGAGGAGATCAAGCCGGGGGGTGGCGGCCTCGTCTACGAGATGATGGACCGGCACGACTTCGTCATCGATCCGCTGCCCAACCTGCTGTTCACCAGGGACTCGTCGGTCTGGGTGCGTGATCGGGTAGCGGTCACCAGTCTCGCCATGCGGGCCCGCCGGCGGGAGACCACGCTCACCCACGCCATCTACCGGCACCATCCCCGGTTCGTCGGCGCCGAGCTGCTCTTCGATCCGACCCTGGAACACGTCGAGGGCGGGGACGTACTGGTCCTGGCTCCGGAGGTGCTGGCCATCGGGGTCGGCGAGCGGACCACTCCGGCCGGCGCCGAACGGCTCGCCCAGCGGGTCATCGCGGCCGGCCTGGCGCACACCGTGCTGGCCGTGCCGATCGCTCAGGAACGCGCCACCATGCACCTGGACACCGTCTGCACCATGGTGGACGTCGACGCCGTGGTGATGTACCCGAATCTGGCCGACAGTCTCCAGGCGTGGACGGTCACCGGAGTGGGCGACGAGCTACGGGTCCGCCCGCCCCGGCCGTTCCTCGAGGCGGCGGCCGAGGCGATGGGCATCGACCGGCTGCGGGTCATCGACACCGGCCTCGACCCGGTCACCGCCGAACGCGAACAGTGGGACGACGGCAACAACACGCTCGCCATCGCGCCCCGGCTCTGCGTCGCCTACGAACGCAACGTCGAGACCAACGCCCAGCTCGAACGAGCCGGCATCGAGGTGGTCCGGATCAGCGGCTCCGAGTTGGGCTCGGGTCGCGGCGGCCCACGCTGCATGAGCTGCCCCATCCAGCGCGATCCACTGCACTGA
- a CDS encoding DUF5926 family protein translates to MSPDRGTERLPWFPVSKRRKSRETAPKTKVRDIFVARPFEGLADETEWIALRELVPAASAPLTLKPEIVEEYGDRPVTLSTVLPMAWPAMSRRDGNVFIGLQRHVQSGDVSRDLAVAILNALRTEPGNTVSVPALPGEGLRLQDILVDHPLEITMHDGFEYWLDPEQMQDATVKASLERANASIYPTVRLAAAKAAYWCRVAPDKSHVRWVLGEPEDRALDALSRLSASGDLLLGEDTKFAGMFRAHGLLVPVWDVPGEPEGAEFEAALADFAKRYTDVLAVDEPLDAAARRAKQGLIGRQLTLR, encoded by the coding sequence ATGTCACCGGATCGCGGGACCGAACGCTTACCCTGGTTCCCCGTGAGCAAGCGTCGCAAGTCCCGCGAAACCGCACCGAAGACGAAGGTGCGCGACATCTTCGTCGCCCGCCCGTTCGAGGGCCTGGCCGACGAGACGGAGTGGATCGCTCTGCGCGAGCTGGTCCCGGCCGCGTCGGCGCCGCTGACCCTCAAGCCGGAGATCGTCGAGGAGTACGGGGACCGTCCGGTGACCCTGTCGACGGTGCTGCCGATGGCGTGGCCGGCCATGTCCCGCCGCGACGGGAACGTCTTCATCGGCCTGCAGCGGCACGTCCAGTCCGGTGACGTGTCGCGTGACCTGGCCGTGGCGATCCTGAACGCGCTGCGGACCGAGCCCGGCAACACCGTGTCGGTGCCCGCCCTGCCGGGTGAGGGCCTGCGCCTGCAGGACATCCTGGTCGACCACCCGCTCGAGATCACCATGCACGACGGTTTCGAGTACTGGCTGGACCCGGAGCAGATGCAGGACGCCACCGTGAAGGCGTCGCTGGAGCGGGCCAACGCCTCGATCTACCCGACCGTGCGGCTGGCCGCGGCCAAGGCGGCGTACTGGTGCCGGGTCGCCCCGGACAAGAGCCACGTCCGCTGGGTGCTCGGCGAGCCGGAGGACCGGGCGCTGGACGCGCTGTCCCGCCTGTCCGCCTCGGGTGACCTGCTGCTCGGTGAGGACACCAAGTTCGCCGGCATGTTCCGGGCGCACGGTCTGCTCGTGCCGGTGTGGGACGTGCCCGGTGAGCCGGAGGGCGCCGAGTTCGAGGCGGCGCTGGCCGACTTCGCCAAGCGCTACACCGACGTCCTGGCCGTCGACGAGCCGCTGGACGCGGCCGCCCGGCGTGCCAAGCAGGGCCTGATCGGCCGCCAGCTGACGTTGCGTTGA